GCGCGGATGATTGCATTGTAGTCGAGCAATTGGGCTCAGGTGTTGAGGCACTCTCGTGGGAGCTGAACCTCGAATTACATGAGCTGATGGATGCGATTCGCCATAATGGTGAACTGTTTAAACCTGCAATCGACTTTACTGCCACTGCCGACGGGGAATGGCTGATCGGCACTGGCAAATATACCGACCCGAACTATGACGGTGCGGAGTATGGCGTCGTTGCCCGTGTAGTGGCCTCAGAGACGAGTTGTTTATCCCCCGGTGAGGCTGGCAAGAGCATCGTTCTGAACGGTGCAGAAGACGTGCGAGTCATCGCTAAAGTCTTCGTCTATGAGCCCAGTGAAGCTGCGGTGGAGCGTTTGAAGCAGGAGATTGTGGCGTTGGGTGCAGACTATGATGCGCTCTTGCAGCGTCACTCTGAACTGCACCGTCCACAGTTTGACGCCTGTCGTATTGAATTCGCGGATACGGGGAATTCGACGAATGAGGCCTTGCTGCTGGATGCGTATAGTGGGTCCACTTCCAACGAGTTGCTGCAGAAGATGACGGACTATGGCCGTTATTTGTTGATGGGGAGCTCGGACGAGGGCTCCGTGCCATCGAATTTACAAGGAATCTGGAATGGCGACTATGCGCCGCCTTGGGACTGCTTCTTCATGATCAACGAGAATTTGTTGATGAATTACTGGCAGGCATTGCCAGGCGGGATGAATGCAGAGGCGCTGGGCGTCTTCAATTTCTATGAGTCGAATCTAGAGGCCTATCGCGAAAATGCTCAGAAACTTTACGGCTGCCGCGGCATTTTCATACCTGCGCTGACATCACCAGAGACAGGCTTGTCCACACATGGTGGTTCATGGATCGTGAACTGGATTTCAGGTGCGGGTTGGCTGTGTCAGTTGTTCTACGATTATTATCTGTTTAGCGGCGAAGCAGCATTTCTTAAGGATCGTTTACTGCCGTTCATGCGTGAAGTGGCGATCTTCTATGAGGACTATTTCACCTATGATGCTGCGGGGCAGGTGGTCATCTCGCCATCGACTTCGCCTGAGAATTGGCCGAAAGAATCGTGTGCGATCAAGTCGCCAAGCTCCATTCATCCACGCATGACAGTCAATGCCACGATGGACGTGGCGATTGCCCGCGAGTTGCTTGGCAATTTACTCAAAGGCGCACGCGATTTCGGACTGTATGAAGAGAGCCTAGAGCAGTGGGAATGTATGCTCGAAGGCTTGCCTGAGTATGAGATTAACGAGGATGGTGCGATTCGTGAATGGCTCGATCATCGGTTCTCTGACAATTACGAGCACCGTCACTTATCGCAGATCTATCCAGTATTCCCTGGGTTTGAGGTGACAGAGGAATCGCACCCGACACTGTTCCCCGCATTTAAGACTGCAGTCGATAAGCGCGGCACGGTCGGATTGAAGGATCAGACCGGATGGTCGCTCGCACACATGGCAAATATCCGTGCGCGCATGGGCGATGGTGCCAATGCGTATGATTGCTTGGAGACGTTGATGCAGACCTGTGTGGGTAAAAATTTATTCACCTATCATAATGATTATCGCGGCTCGGGTATTTCGATCGATTGGTTCTTCGGGCGTTCGACGCCGTTTCAGATTGATGCGAATATGGGGCTCACCGCTGCGGTGTATGAGATGTTAGTGCAGTCCTCTCCAGGTCGTATCAAACTGCTTCCAGCCTTGCCGGAACAACTGGCTTCTGGTCGTTTGAGAGGCGTCCGCACGCGCGCAGCGGTCACAGTGGATATGGAGTGGCAGCTCGATCAGGAGCCGTCTCGCGTGCAGTGTCGATTCGAGTCATTGGTTTATCAGGTGGTTACAGTGCAGTTGCCGAAAGCTTCGATGCTAATGTCT
The window above is part of the Lentimonas sp. CC4 genome. Proteins encoded here:
- a CDS encoding glycoside hydrolase N-terminal domain-containing protein, coding for MDLVKYHQTWQSNHRLLKMAQPAGWWRDAFPLGNGHLGAMPYGRLCEERILINHEKLWYGGIVPELPDLADLLPKSRELIEQGEALAANELYHDALKAEGKEGRCAVYHPAADLRFSSVCEERFKNYQRYLDLEAGETMTYWEWHGQAQVRRSFVSRADDCIVVEQLGSGVEALSWELNLELHELMDAIRHNGELFKPAIDFTATADGEWLIGTGKYTDPNYDGAEYGVVARVVASETSCLSPGEAGKSIVLNGAEDVRVIAKVFVYEPSEAAVERLKQEIVALGADYDALLQRHSELHRPQFDACRIEFADTGNSTNEALLLDAYSGSTSNELLQKMTDYGRYLLMGSSDEGSVPSNLQGIWNGDYAPPWDCFFMINENLLMNYWQALPGGMNAEALGVFNFYESNLEAYRENAQKLYGCRGIFIPALTSPETGLSTHGGSWIVNWISGAGWLCQLFYDYYLFSGEAAFLKDRLLPFMREVAIFYEDYFTYDAAGQVVISPSTSPENWPKESCAIKSPSSIHPRMTVNATMDVAIARELLGNLLKGARDFGLYEESLEQWECMLEGLPEYEINEDGAIREWLDHRFSDNYEHRHLSQIYPVFPGFEVTEESHPTLFPAFKTAVDKRGTVGLKDQTGWSLAHMANIRARMGDGANAYDCLETLMQTCVGKNLFTYHNDYRGSGISIDWFFGRSTPFQIDANMGLTAAVYEMLVQSSPGRIKLLPALPEQLASGRLRGVRTRAAVTVDMEWQLDQEPSRVQCRFESLVYQVVTVQLPKASMLMSGDAIHVQDTTCYNVKLQANTPLEVEWELVEEAIHAVNK